One genomic segment of Pseudomonas chlororaphis subsp. aurantiaca includes these proteins:
- the purE gene encoding 5-(carboxyamino)imidazole ribonucleotide mutase, which produces MSALVGVIMGSKSDWSTLSHTADMLEKLGIPYEVKVVSAHRTPDLLFQYAEEAEARGIEVIIAGAGGAAHLPGMCAAKTHLPVLGVPVQSSMLSGVDSLLSIVQMPAGIPVATLAIGKAGAINAALLSASILGAKHPQFHTVLKKFRAEQTDSVLDNPDPRVA; this is translated from the coding sequence ATGAGTGCACTGGTTGGCGTGATCATGGGCTCCAAGTCCGATTGGTCCACCCTTAGCCACACCGCCGATATGCTGGAAAAGCTCGGCATCCCTTACGAGGTGAAAGTGGTCTCTGCCCACCGCACCCCGGACCTGCTGTTCCAGTACGCCGAAGAGGCCGAAGCGCGTGGCATCGAGGTGATCATCGCCGGTGCCGGTGGCGCGGCCCACCTGCCAGGCATGTGTGCGGCCAAGACCCACCTGCCGGTGCTGGGCGTTCCGGTGCAGTCGTCGATGCTCTCGGGCGTGGACTCGCTGCTCTCCATCGTGCAGATGCCCGCGGGCATTCCGGTCGCCACCCTGGCCATCGGCAAGGCCGGCGCGATCAACGCCGCGCTGCTGTCGGCGAGCATCCTCGGCGCCAAGCATCCGCAATTTCATACCGTGCTGAAAAAATTCCGCGCTGAGCAGACAGACAGCGTCCTGGACAATCCAGACCCACGCGTCGCCTGA
- a CDS encoding LysR substrate-binding domain-containing protein — MNLESKWLEDFSALAATRSFSQAAERRFVTQPAFSRRIRSLEAALGLTLVNRSRTPIELTAAGQLFLVTARTVVEQLGEVLRHLHHLEGGQGEVMQVAAAHSLALGFFPRWIAQLRNEGLNIATRLVATNVGDAVHALREGGCDLMLAFYDPDSAMQMDPEIFPSLHLGQTEMMPVCAADATGKPLFDLEGEASVPLLAYSAGAFLGRSVNQLLRQRNLRFTTVYETAMADSLKSMALEGLGIAWVPHLSVRAELARGELVVCGGAQWHVPLEIRLYRCALVRKANVRLLWRKLEGGAAQGTGNT, encoded by the coding sequence ATGAATCTGGAAAGCAAATGGCTCGAGGACTTCAGTGCCCTGGCCGCCACCCGCAGCTTCTCGCAGGCCGCCGAACGGCGCTTCGTGACCCAGCCGGCCTTCAGTCGGCGGATCCGCAGCCTGGAAGCGGCGCTGGGGCTGACCCTGGTCAACCGCTCGCGCACGCCGATCGAACTGACGGCGGCGGGGCAGCTGTTCCTGGTGACCGCGCGCACGGTGGTCGAGCAACTGGGCGAAGTGCTGCGGCACTTGCATCACCTCGAAGGCGGGCAGGGCGAAGTGATGCAGGTCGCCGCGGCGCACTCCCTGGCCCTGGGCTTCTTCCCGCGCTGGATCGCCCAGCTGCGTAACGAAGGCTTGAACATCGCCACGCGGCTGGTGGCGACCAACGTCGGCGACGCCGTGCATGCCCTGCGCGAAGGCGGCTGCGACCTGATGCTGGCTTTCTACGACCCGGATTCGGCGATGCAGATGGACCCGGAAATCTTTCCTTCGCTGCACCTGGGGCAGACCGAAATGATGCCGGTGTGCGCGGCGGATGCCACCGGCAAGCCGTTGTTCGACCTGGAAGGCGAGGCCAGCGTGCCGCTGCTGGCGTACAGCGCCGGGGCGTTTCTCGGGCGTTCGGTGAACCAGCTGCTGCGCCAGCGCAACCTGCGCTTTACCACGGTCTATGAAACGGCCATGGCCGACAGCCTCAAGAGCATGGCCCTGGAAGGCCTGGGGATTGCCTGGGTGCCGCACTTGAGCGTGCGCGCCGAACTGGCCCGCGGCGAACTGGTGGTCTGCGGCGGCGCGCAATGGCATGTGCCGCTGGAGATCCGCCTGTACCGCTGCGCCCTGGTGCGCAAGGCCAACGTCCGATTGCTGTGGCGCAAGCTGGAAGGCGGTGCGGCTCAGGGTACAGGCAACACCTGA
- the aspA gene encoding aspartate ammonia-lyase, whose product MSSAASFRTEKDLLGVLEVPAQAYYGIQTLRAVNNFRLSGVPISHYPKLVVALAMVKQAAADANRELGHLSEAKHAAISEACARLIRGDFHEEFVVDMIQGGAGTSTNMNANEVIANIALEAMGHSKGEYQYLHPNNDVNMAQSTNDAYPTAIRLGLLLGHDALLASLDSLIQSFAAKGEEFSHVLKMGRTQLQDAVPMTLGQEFRAFATTLSEDLARLKTLAPEVLTEVNLGGTAIGTGINADPRYQALAVQRLATISGQPLVPAADLIEATSDMGAFVLFSGMLKRTAVKLSKICNDLRLLSSGPRTGINEINLPARQPGSSIMPGKVNPVIPEAVNQVAFQIIGNDLALTIAAEGGQLQLNVMEPLIAFKIFDSIRLLQRAMDMLREHCITGITANEQRCRELVEHSIGLVTALNPYIGYENATRIARIALESGRGVLELVREEGLLDDAMLADILRPENMIAPRLVPLKA is encoded by the coding sequence ATGTCCTCCGCTGCATCTTTCCGCACAGAAAAAGACCTGCTTGGCGTACTCGAAGTACCTGCCCAAGCGTATTACGGCATCCAGACCCTGCGAGCGGTGAACAACTTCCGCCTCTCCGGTGTTCCGATTTCGCACTACCCAAAACTGGTCGTGGCCCTGGCAATGGTCAAGCAGGCAGCTGCTGACGCCAACCGCGAGCTGGGTCACCTGAGCGAAGCCAAGCACGCTGCCATCAGCGAAGCCTGTGCCCGTCTGATCCGCGGCGATTTCCACGAAGAGTTCGTGGTGGACATGATTCAAGGCGGCGCTGGCACTTCGACCAACATGAATGCCAACGAAGTCATCGCCAACATCGCGCTGGAGGCCATGGGCCACAGCAAGGGCGAATACCAGTACCTACACCCGAACAACGACGTGAACATGGCGCAGTCGACCAACGACGCCTACCCGACCGCGATCCGCCTGGGTCTGCTGCTGGGCCACGACGCGCTGCTGGCCAGCCTCGACAGCCTGATCCAGTCGTTCGCCGCCAAGGGTGAAGAATTCAGCCACGTCCTGAAGATGGGCCGTACCCAGCTGCAAGACGCCGTGCCAATGACCCTGGGCCAGGAGTTCCGTGCCTTCGCCACCACCCTGAGCGAAGACCTGGCCCGCCTGAAGACTCTGGCGCCTGAGGTGCTGACCGAAGTGAACCTGGGCGGTACCGCCATCGGTACCGGCATCAACGCCGACCCGCGTTACCAGGCCCTTGCCGTTCAGCGCCTGGCCACCATCAGCGGCCAGCCGCTGGTACCGGCCGCCGACCTGATCGAAGCCACCTCCGACATGGGCGCCTTCGTGCTGTTCTCCGGCATGCTCAAGCGCACCGCGGTCAAGCTGTCGAAGATCTGCAACGACCTGCGCCTGCTATCCAGCGGCCCACGCACCGGGATCAACGAAATCAACCTGCCAGCGCGTCAGCCAGGCAGCTCGATCATGCCCGGCAAGGTCAACCCGGTGATCCCGGAAGCGGTCAACCAGGTGGCGTTCCAGATCATCGGCAACGACCTGGCCCTGACCATCGCGGCCGAAGGCGGCCAGCTGCAACTGAACGTGATGGAGCCGCTGATCGCCTTCAAGATCTTCGACTCGATCCGCCTGCTGCAACGCGCCATGGACATGCTGCGCGAGCACTGCATCACCGGCATCACCGCCAACGAGCAGCGCTGCCGCGAACTGGTCGAGCATTCGATCGGCCTGGTCACCGCGCTGAACCCGTACATCGGCTATGAAAACGCCACCCGTATCGCCCGCATCGCCCTGGAAAGCGGCCGCGGCGTACTGGAACTGGTGCGCGAAGAAGGCTTGCTCGACGACGCCATGCTCGCCGACATCCTGCGCCCGGAAAACATGATTGCCCCGCGTCTGGTCCCGCTCAAAGCCTGA
- a CDS encoding alanine/glycine:cation symporter family protein: MLEVINDFLSGKVLIVLIVGLGSYFTIRSRFVQLRHFFHMFAVFRDSLKGSAGQLSSFQALMLSLAGRVGAGNIAGVGIAVTLGGPGAVFWMWVTALVGMSSSFFECTLAQVYKRADGDGLYRGGPAYYIQHGLKLKGMAVVFSILLLVTYGFAFIGLQSYTVTHSLQNAFAFDPQHTGIVLAVLLAITFIGGIKRIASVSDLLVPIKTLAYIGVTLYVIGTQIEHVPAMLETIFKSAFGLDPAFGGLLGSAIIMGVKRGVFANEAGLGSAPNVAAVAAVKHPGAQGVVQAFSVFLDTFVICTCTALLILLSGFYTPGFEGDGIVLTQNSLAAVVGDWGRMFVSVALSLFVFTCILYNYYLGENSLQFLTRNRAALMTFRGLVLALVVWGSMQDLSTVFAFADITMTCLAFVNLVALAMLFKVGLRVMRDYDEQRRAGVNQPVFDSSKFTDLDLDLKAWPTSPSVAVKADAQPQGIPAAQR, encoded by the coding sequence ATGCTCGAAGTCATCAACGACTTCCTCTCAGGGAAAGTACTGATCGTGCTCATTGTCGGGCTCGGTAGCTACTTCACGATCCGCTCGCGTTTCGTTCAATTGCGCCACTTCTTCCACATGTTCGCGGTGTTCCGCGACAGCCTCAAAGGCAGCGCCGGACAACTCAGCTCGTTCCAGGCCCTGATGCTCAGCCTTGCCGGCCGCGTCGGTGCAGGCAACATCGCCGGGGTCGGCATCGCCGTGACCCTCGGTGGTCCGGGTGCGGTGTTCTGGATGTGGGTGACCGCACTGGTCGGCATGTCCAGCAGCTTCTTCGAATGCACCCTGGCCCAGGTCTACAAGCGCGCCGATGGCGACGGCCTGTACCGTGGCGGCCCGGCTTACTACATCCAGCACGGCCTCAAGCTCAAAGGCATGGCGGTGGTGTTCTCGATCCTGCTGCTGGTCACCTACGGCTTCGCCTTCATTGGCCTGCAGTCCTACACCGTGACCCACTCGCTGCAGAACGCCTTTGCTTTTGACCCGCAACACACCGGTATCGTCCTGGCAGTGCTGCTGGCCATCACCTTCATCGGCGGCATCAAGCGCATCGCCTCGGTGTCCGACCTGTTGGTACCGATCAAGACCCTGGCCTATATCGGCGTGACCCTGTACGTGATCGGCACCCAGATCGAACACGTGCCAGCCATGCTGGAAACCATCTTCAAGAGCGCCTTCGGTCTCGACCCGGCCTTCGGCGGCCTGCTCGGCAGCGCCATCATCATGGGCGTGAAGCGTGGTGTGTTCGCCAACGAAGCGGGCCTGGGCAGTGCGCCGAACGTCGCCGCCGTGGCCGCCGTGAAGCACCCCGGCGCCCAAGGTGTGGTCCAGGCCTTCAGCGTGTTCCTCGACACCTTCGTGATCTGCACCTGCACCGCGCTGCTGATCCTGCTGTCGGGCTTCTACACCCCGGGCTTCGAAGGTGACGGCATCGTCCTGACCCAGAACTCGCTGGCCGCCGTGGTCGGTGACTGGGGCCGCATGTTCGTCAGCGTCGCACTGTCGCTGTTCGTCTTCACTTGCATCCTCTACAACTACTACCTGGGCGAGAACAGCCTGCAGTTCCTCACCCGCAACCGCGCTGCGCTGATGACTTTCCGCGGCCTGGTGCTGGCGCTGGTGGTCTGGGGTTCGATGCAGGACCTTTCGACCGTGTTCGCCTTCGCCGACATCACCATGACCTGCCTGGCCTTCGTCAACCTGGTAGCCCTGGCCATGCTGTTCAAGGTCGGCCTGCGCGTAATGCGCGACTACGACGAGCAGCGCCGCGCCGGCGTCAACCAGCCTGTGTTCGACTCCAGCAAATTTACCGATCTGGACCTGGACCTGAAGGCCTGGCCGACCAGCCCGTCGGTTGCTGTCAAGGCTGACGCTCAGCCGCAAGGCATTCCCGCAGCGCAACGCTGA
- a CDS encoding asparaginase → MNANTYPAAQNVMVLYTGGTIGMQASAHGLAPASGFEARMHEYLHSQPELVVPNWRFREMAPLIDSANMTPAYWQRLREAVVDAVDEGCDSVLILHGTDTLAYSAAAMSFQLLGLHARVVFTGSMLPAGVTDSDAWENLGGALVALGQGLAPGVHLYFHGELLAPTRCAKIRSFGRHPFAALQRQGGAAKATSIPPQLDYRQGKQLAKVGVLPLVPGIAAEQLDALLGSGIQALVLECFGSGTGPSDNPQFLASLQRAREQGIVVVAITQCHEGGVELDIYEAGSRLRGVGVLSGGGMTREAAFGKLNALLGAGLDTAEVRRLVELDLCGELS, encoded by the coding sequence ATGAATGCCAACACCTACCCTGCCGCGCAGAACGTCATGGTGCTCTACACCGGCGGCACCATCGGCATGCAGGCCAGCGCCCATGGCCTGGCCCCGGCCTCGGGTTTCGAGGCGCGGATGCACGAATATCTGCACAGCCAGCCCGAGCTGGTGGTGCCCAACTGGCGCTTTCGCGAGATGGCGCCGCTGATCGACAGCGCCAACATGACCCCCGCCTACTGGCAGCGCCTGCGCGAAGCCGTGGTCGATGCGGTCGACGAGGGCTGCGACAGCGTGCTGATCCTGCACGGCACCGACACCCTGGCCTACAGCGCCGCGGCCATGAGCTTCCAACTGCTTGGCCTGCACGCCCGCGTGGTGTTCACCGGCTCGATGCTGCCGGCCGGCGTGACCGACAGCGATGCCTGGGAAAACCTCGGCGGCGCACTGGTCGCCCTCGGCCAGGGCCTGGCCCCGGGCGTGCACCTGTACTTCCACGGCGAACTGCTGGCGCCGACCCGCTGCGCGAAAATCCGCAGCTTCGGCCGTCATCCGTTCGCGGCCTTGCAGCGCCAAGGCGGCGCAGCCAAGGCGACGTCGATTCCACCGCAGCTGGATTACCGCCAGGGCAAGCAACTGGCCAAGGTCGGCGTATTGCCGCTGGTGCCGGGGATCGCCGCCGAACAGCTCGACGCCCTGCTGGGCAGCGGCATCCAGGCGCTGGTGCTGGAGTGCTTCGGCAGCGGCACCGGGCCGAGCGACAACCCGCAGTTCCTGGCCAGCCTGCAACGCGCCCGGGAACAGGGCATCGTGGTCGTGGCCATCACCCAATGCCATGAAGGCGGCGTGGAGCTGGACATCTACGAAGCCGGCAGCCGCCTGCGCGGCGTCGGCGTGCTGTCCGGCGGCGGCATGACCCGCGAAGCGGCGTTCGGCAAGCTCAACGCCCTGCTCGGCGCCGGCCTGGACACCGCCGAAGTGCGGCGCCTGGTGGAGCTGGACCTGTGTGGTGAACTGAGCTGA
- a CDS encoding AraC family transcriptional regulator has translation MLHSHLTTLNAVSLVLNTFKDQGQDSDALLAGSGINAADLSRADTRITTNQEMLVCANAVALQRDIGLELGRRMHVSSYGMLGYALLTSATLGDALRLALRYPALLGTLFELSLEADGELIWLTAADYRENPALATFNIEFCLVSMKVICDDLLGHPLPLRGARFDYPAPDYQRRYAERFDCPLQFDAVSNAFAFDRRWLEQPLPLADAITHQAMAERCRKQNTEFTGRQAWLGRIRQLLAAQLDAAPGLEGLAEQMNCSARTLRRHLKDLGCSYQELLDELRFERAKQMLCEDDLPIYRIAEALGFSETASFRHAFVRWSGVAPSQFRP, from the coding sequence ATGCTGCATTCCCACCTCACCACCCTCAACGCCGTCTCGCTGGTGCTCAATACCTTCAAGGACCAGGGCCAGGACAGCGACGCGCTGCTGGCTGGCAGCGGCATCAACGCCGCCGACCTGAGCCGCGCCGACACCCGCATCACCACCAACCAGGAAATGCTGGTGTGCGCCAACGCCGTGGCCCTGCAACGGGATATCGGCCTGGAACTGGGCCGGCGCATGCACGTTTCCAGCTACGGCATGCTCGGTTATGCCCTGCTCACCAGTGCCACCTTAGGTGACGCTTTGCGCCTGGCGCTGCGTTATCCGGCGCTGTTGGGAACACTTTTCGAGCTGAGCCTGGAAGCAGACGGCGAGCTGATCTGGCTGACCGCCGCGGATTACCGCGAGAACCCGGCGCTGGCGACCTTCAATATCGAGTTCTGCCTGGTGTCGATGAAAGTCATCTGCGACGACCTGCTGGGCCATCCGCTGCCCTTGCGCGGCGCCCGCTTCGACTACCCCGCGCCCGATTACCAGCGCCGCTACGCCGAGCGCTTCGACTGCCCGTTGCAATTCGATGCGGTCTCCAACGCCTTCGCCTTCGACCGGCGCTGGCTCGAGCAGCCGCTGCCCCTGGCGGACGCCATCACCCACCAGGCCATGGCCGAACGCTGCCGCAAGCAGAACACCGAATTCACCGGGCGCCAGGCCTGGCTGGGGCGCATCCGCCAACTGCTGGCGGCGCAACTGGACGCCGCGCCGGGCCTGGAAGGCCTGGCCGAACAGATGAACTGCTCGGCCCGCACCCTGCGCCGGCACCTCAAGGACCTGGGTTGCAGCTATCAGGAACTGCTCGACGAGCTGCGTTTCGAGCGGGCCAAGCAGATGCTCTGCGAGGACGACCTGCCGATCTACCGCATCGCCGAGGCCCTGGGCTTCAGCGAAACCGCGAGCTTCCGCCATGCCTTCGTGCGCTGGAGCGGCGTCGCCCCCAGCCAGTTCCGGCCCTGA
- a CDS encoding ankyrin repeat domain-containing protein, producing the protein MKLFTGAVARHNRFYGICLTLLMLAVAPAAQAFDLDLAKIKWWQVSRGIVLDEPETATLQIKPFPLPGLVQLPARIVLSQYRGLFYLNAYQDAQYQQRIYKSPPLPLFSPEELRACVSPDDPIQVSDNWPPSNQLEVGLSLTPLSFNCISPDWQLSQRYLLIDQRYPQQPMLAISHRRDLTQMDFTPLQPIGSEIEQQWLYALQRFPQWFRPFSSGTGPITFNAYSPAATADDVWTRFRELHEQLRKAKDKGPGLRRVEDFFAAHDFRTIAQDRSEYPGLLNDIAYWTSEAGQLKTARPWLLEVLRREPGRMPTYLNLVDLDWAQFEQRPLDNIHQGRAIERYRLYCGMRLQRQLSVPPRVLQRLGLKSANPQACQGFWPLVAAVDAGDEAEVRRLLASGVSGEVMADDGRSALLHALDAPNLEIARLLLAHGAHTSGQYKWTTLALQAMERDLKDSPDLNQGGRLKFLLEAGVAIDEQNSRGYTPLMQLAEQKRNLEGFTWLLQHPQNLELRTVDDNETALYRAFWGNNYTAMRQLIEAGANLNLNYGRGTCSNQQPGGQSLLTFVADKTSADDKSPTVSQQETLDMFTLLLEKGADPNAGQRCEKNGRILLLGILARKKREDMLQVLQRFTQAPPAS; encoded by the coding sequence TTGAAACTCTTTACAGGCGCTGTTGCCAGGCACAACCGCTTTTACGGGATCTGCCTGACGCTGCTGATGCTCGCTGTCGCACCCGCCGCCCAGGCATTCGACCTGGACCTGGCCAAGATCAAATGGTGGCAAGTCTCCCGCGGCATTGTCCTGGACGAACCGGAAACCGCCACCCTGCAGATCAAGCCGTTCCCCCTGCCCGGCCTTGTGCAGCTTCCGGCGCGGATCGTGCTCAGCCAGTACCGTGGGCTGTTTTATCTCAATGCCTATCAGGACGCGCAGTATCAGCAGCGCATCTACAAATCGCCGCCCTTGCCGCTGTTCAGCCCCGAGGAACTGCGGGCCTGCGTCTCGCCGGACGACCCGATCCAGGTCTCGGACAACTGGCCACCCAGCAATCAACTCGAAGTCGGGCTGAGCCTGACACCCTTGAGCTTCAACTGCATCAGCCCGGACTGGCAGCTCAGCCAACGTTATCTGTTGATCGACCAACGTTACCCACAACAGCCGATGCTGGCCATCAGTCACCGCCGCGACCTGACCCAGATGGATTTCACCCCGCTGCAACCGATCGGTAGCGAGATCGAGCAACAGTGGTTGTACGCCCTGCAGCGTTTTCCCCAGTGGTTCCGGCCCTTCAGCAGCGGCACGGGCCCGATCACCTTCAATGCCTATTCGCCAGCGGCCACGGCGGATGACGTCTGGACCCGGTTCCGCGAACTCCACGAGCAACTGCGCAAAGCCAAGGACAAAGGGCCAGGCCTTCGCCGGGTGGAAGATTTCTTCGCCGCCCATGACTTTCGCACCATCGCCCAGGACCGCAGCGAATACCCGGGCCTGCTCAACGACATCGCCTACTGGACCAGCGAGGCCGGCCAGCTGAAAACCGCCCGCCCCTGGCTGCTGGAGGTGCTGCGCCGGGAACCCGGGCGCATGCCGACCTACCTCAACCTGGTCGACCTGGACTGGGCCCAGTTCGAACAACGGCCGCTGGACAACATCCACCAGGGCCGCGCCATCGAACGCTATCGGCTGTATTGCGGCATGCGCCTGCAACGCCAGCTGAGCGTGCCGCCGCGGGTACTTCAGCGCCTGGGCCTGAAATCTGCCAACCCGCAGGCATGCCAGGGCTTCTGGCCGCTGGTGGCCGCCGTGGATGCCGGCGACGAAGCCGAGGTCCGGCGCTTGCTGGCCAGCGGCGTCAGCGGCGAAGTCATGGCCGATGACGGGCGCAGCGCGCTGCTGCACGCCCTGGACGCGCCAAACCTGGAGATCGCCCGACTGCTGCTGGCCCACGGCGCCCATACCAGCGGCCAGTACAAATGGACCACCCTGGCCCTGCAGGCCATGGAGCGCGACCTCAAGGACAGCCCTGACCTGAACCAGGGCGGGCGCCTGAAGTTCCTGCTGGAAGCCGGCGTCGCCATCGACGAGCAAAACAGCCGGGGCTACACCCCGCTGATGCAACTGGCCGAGCAGAAGCGCAACCTCGAAGGCTTCACCTGGCTGCTGCAACACCCGCAGAACCTCGAACTGCGGACCGTGGATGACAACGAAACCGCACTGTACCGGGCGTTCTGGGGAAACAACTACACGGCCATGAGGCAACTGATCGAAGCCGGTGCCAATCTCAACCTGAACTACGGTCGTGGCACCTGCTCCAACCAGCAACCCGGCGGCCAGAGCCTGCTGACGTTCGTCGCCGACAAGACCTCCGCCGACGACAAGTCACCCACTGTCAGCCAGCAGGAGACCCTGGACATGTTCACCCTGCTGCTGGAGAAAGGCGCCGATCCGAATGCCGGCCAGCGTTGCGAGAAAAACGGCCGCATCCTGCTACTGGGTATCCTCGCCCGGAAAAAACGCGAAGACATGCTTCAGGTGCTGCAGCGTTTCACTCAAGCGCCGCCCGCAAGCTGA
- a CDS encoding histone deacetylase family protein, whose product MLTIYSDDHHLHHGRCELIDGQLMPCFEMPSRADHVLDRVKYRNLGPVEAPKDFGLGPIERIHSRAYLDFFKGAWDRWAAQGIDGDLLPYTWPARTLRSVIPTSLHGQLGYYSFDGGAPITAGTWQAAYSAAQVALTAQAVIQRGARSAFALCRPPGHHAAGDLMGGYCYLNNAAIAAQAFLDQGHKKVAILDVDYHHGNGTQSIFYARNDVLFTSIHGHPEAEFPFFLGYADELGEGAGVGFNFNYPLPAGSGWDSWSAALEQACEEIRRYGADIVVVSLGVDTFKDDPISQFKLDSPDYLAMGQRIAALGTPTLFVMEGGYAVEEIGINAVNVLEGFQSAQ is encoded by the coding sequence ATGCTGACGATCTACTCGGACGATCACCACCTGCACCACGGCCGCTGCGAACTGATCGACGGGCAGCTGATGCCCTGCTTCGAAATGCCGTCGCGCGCCGATCATGTGCTGGACCGCGTGAAATATCGCAACCTGGGCCCGGTCGAGGCGCCCAAGGACTTCGGCCTGGGGCCGATCGAACGTATCCACAGCCGCGCCTACCTGGATTTCTTCAAGGGCGCCTGGGACCGCTGGGCGGCCCAGGGCATCGACGGCGACCTGCTGCCCTACACCTGGCCGGCGCGCACCCTGCGCAGCGTGATCCCCACCAGCCTGCACGGCCAGCTCGGCTACTACAGCTTCGACGGCGGCGCGCCGATCACCGCCGGCACCTGGCAGGCGGCCTACAGTGCCGCGCAAGTCGCCCTGACCGCCCAGGCGGTGATCCAGCGCGGCGCGCGCAGTGCCTTCGCCCTGTGCCGTCCGCCGGGACACCATGCCGCCGGCGACCTGATGGGCGGCTACTGCTACCTGAACAACGCGGCCATCGCCGCCCAGGCCTTCCTCGACCAGGGCCACAAGAAGGTCGCGATCCTCGACGTCGACTACCACCACGGCAACGGCACCCAGTCGATTTTCTACGCGCGCAACGACGTGCTGTTCACCTCGATCCACGGCCACCCGGAAGCCGAATTCCCGTTCTTCCTGGGCTACGCGGACGAGCTCGGCGAAGGCGCAGGCGTTGGCTTCAACTTCAACTACCCCCTGCCCGCCGGCAGTGGCTGGGACAGCTGGAGCGCGGCGCTGGAACAGGCCTGCGAGGAAATCCGCCGTTATGGCGCCGACATCGTCGTGGTGTCGCTGGGCGTGGACACCTTCAAGGACGACCCGATCTCGCAGTTCAAGCTCGACAGCCCGGACTACCTGGCCATGGGGCAACGCATCGCCGCCCTGGGCACGCCGACGCTGTTCGTCATGGAAGGCGGCTACGCGGTGGAAGAGATCGGCATCAATGCCGTGAACGTTCTCGAAGGCTTTCAAAGCGCCCAGTGA